tctgtataaagtaacaaataaaattttcatcatTCATAATTTTCAATTTGCAAATTTATACTATATCCATAatgtaagtaaataaataagttatagAGAGTGCAAAATTTAATAGTGGGCATTGTATGTTTTGATTTATACATCTAATTTTTGATTTCAATCATTTAAATCCTTAAAAATTAGGGTAAAAGTCGTCctttcaattatatatttttttttaaaaacccatAGGGTACCCGAAACCCGATAGGGtaaaacccgaacgggtaatttATAAATCAAGACCCGCCCAAAATAAACCCGCGAATTTTGAAAACTGAATATAcgggttttggtttttaaattccAACCGGGTTTAGGGTACCCTATGGGTAAAAACCCATTGTTAACATCCCTACTCTTGATTATATATATGCAGAAAGGGTATCCAGTTGATTTAGCAGTCTATAGCGATCCGGGTCCCATCAGTCAGAGGCTTCCGGTGATTAAGCAGATAACACAGAAACTGATGATTCCTCATAAAGTGTAAGCGGTTTATAAAGTTGCAAGTATGACACACGTACTCAGTGGTTAATGGGGCTTGTTGATGTATGGTTTTACTTGACTGATTCTTGGATTTCATTTTCTTGTGAACACTCCAACCGCTTCATGTTATACTTTCATTGTTCCCAAAATACTTTTCTCATCaatgtttagagtttatgattagTTATTACATGTCTGAAAAATGAAAAGGAAATTTCACTTGTAaaaatttgttctttaattttatCTCCATTCAGTAAATGCTAACCAAACAAAGCTAGTAACATACAAGATGAAACAAAGGTTATTCAAAATTATACTGAGAAACTTGAAGTTTAAAAAACAACAATGTTGTTGTCAAAAGTGTGTGAgacaaaataatgtattaagTTTTCTGGTTCCTAACGAAACACAACACGACCAATGTGTTCTTCTTGGGGCACCCCTTTTAAAACTCTCCATCTGCTTCAAGATGACTGATGCAACACACTTCGTGCATTTAAGTACCTGCCATCATCAAGTCACACACAAAAAGCTTGGATCAGAATCAGATCATCagactgaactcatatcagctaTCCAAACTCTACAAGTTCATATTGGTGCCATGTAAGTTTTTGATACCACGAATGAAGTGTACACTTTTGGATGGTACAGGGATGTCTAAATTGTCTATGGATCTAAAAGGCGAAGTATAAGTTTGTCATTTCTTAATGCGTTATAACAGAATAACCCACTCACACGTATTTAGATGGAGCAGTATGGCCAATAAGCTTTATAATGAAATACGTAATTGGATGTTTAAATGTACTAAAATGAACAAGATGTTAAGTCTTATGTTTCGGGATCCTTAAAAACgttgaaaacaaaaactaaacaataatagACAAAGAAACCTACAAAAAAGCAGTAGCACTTCTCTCTTGACAGCAACTGAAAATCCACTTCCATCACCCATCTTTTCCATTCCCTATCAAATCCCAAACCCAATAATATGTTCTTAACATAAAAACTTAATTACCAGAAAAAAAAGACCAAATCCAATTTTATTCCAAGACAAGAGTAGACCACAGTTGTTCAGACAGGAAACttagaacaagaaaaaaaaaagagacaagtTTAGTTTGCTTTTTGCCACAGTGAACCCTAAGAAGAGTAATAAAACTCACAAAAGGAGAGTAATTAGCGATCTTGACAAGTGCGTTGGAAGGTACCGTTAGGGAGTTCGCAGAAAGCTCGCACGTTGAGATTCAAGTGAGAAATGAGTCGAGCTGAAGCCACCACATTGTGCAAAGGCAAGAGAGACTGTGTGCATCCAAGCTCTCCCAAGTTCCTATCCAACCATCAAAAACCATATCTCAATCTAATAAATGAACATTTTCaattattcaaaaataaggATTTATACCCAAATGTTCAAGCTTTGCAAATCTAAGTTCATTTCATGAATAAACATAAGAATATAATGTCGTTAACAAAACAATTCAAACTTGAATATCAACATGAGCACAAGAAATGGTGAAACCTTGGATTTGTGAATCGGCGGCGAGGCAAAGAGGATTGGGAAGGACGGAGGCGCGGAAGCGTTGCTGGCGGAGGTCGGAGGGACGGAGCTCTAGCGGCGGCGGAAACGAAAGAGCGAGCGGCAGATCCTGCACTGCGCCAAGCCATTGTAATCTTAGCTACTTTCTTGCAGAATCAACAAAGTTATCAGATCAAtcccgaagaagaagaagaagatatttgacTTTAAAAGGAGCCCTAAACGAAATGAAGTGAGGGAGCTACTGCAAACTAAATGGGCCAGTAATTTAACGGGCCTCGTATATACTACTACACCATAAACATAGGCCCATAAGTTAGCAAAGACATAGGCTTGTGTTCTCTCTCTGGCTTCCACCATTGGTGAGGTTATTTTACTTatgttgtaattttaaaaaaaaattaataaagtaataaaattttatttatgctGTAAAACTAAATTGtagtatattttaattcttattcGGTGATTTTTATAACTTGttacaatttattatattttcaatttccAATAAAGATTAATTACAAtgtgttattatattttaattattttattattagtttaaatttgCATTCAtactaacaaaataattttgaatttttgatgctatttaaacaaacataaattaataactctatagttttttttaatatcatacttcttaaaattattaatttgtaaACAGTATTTGACACAATTTAAAATCTGGATTTCTACAAAATCTGGAAAATAGATTGATTGAGAAACTCATACTAGTTATAAAATATCAACTCATGACTCtttattacaaaagaaaagactggTGACTAACAAAACTTATTTGTGTGTCATCTCGATCCCACACTACAAATTCTCACAATTTCTCTTTTGTTATTAGTAAGGACTAATGAGATGTTATTTAACGAGGCTGGATCGGTGAAGGTGGAGGGTGGTCTCTGCATAGCGACTGACATAGGCAGTAACGTTTGATCTTACGTAACATGTAGATGTTGTCACAAGtgcaattaaaataattaatcttaGGCTTAGGATTTGTCGACATATACTTCGCACAAAGTTTCGGTCCATCAACTTTGCAGTTTCCTTCGATATCTTCGAATCTTGTACAAAATTTATCTGGTTCAACCtcttctaataattttatatcaaccacgtacacaaaaaaaaagaatattaactGGTGGTCAAAAATATCTAGATAAAAAATTGCAGTGCAACATTTGCGACTTGTGACAAAAACATAATCGAAAGGAAATGAATATAGTATACCTTTATGTTTTTTACCATCACTAATTACGAGAAAGAtgagaagacaaaaaaatatacaccAAGTAGCAGATCTCATGGTTAAGGATGGAAATGGTGATCTAAACAATCTTTTACAAAGAACACAATAACTTGTGTCTCTCTTGTGACAAGTATTTGTTTTCTACGCAAACACACTCGTGAGAAATATACTTAAAACACAGTTAAAAATAGATAATCCTATCTTTAGAACCTTATACTTTGGCTACAACTGGATACATGTATTTTGAAATAGAATTGTGTGGAATGAGTCGTTTATGAAGATTCTACAAAAATGTTACTATTTgagataaatttaaaataaaatgtaaagaaTGGAATGAAATATATAGAAAGTAATGGAatgtagttaaaaaaatattcagaaacaaaaaatcTCTTGAATGtaaagaatgaaaaataaataaaagtcttatattaattaaaggtttttattaaatttaaactaaatctatttttattctaCTACATTTCTGCAAATAACTACCATTCATGTTATGTAGACACTTATATTTCTattccttttatttttgtaattgctACTATTCCATTTATTTGTATTacatttgttttaattcatCCTACTCCTCATATTCATCCATTTGTGTAATTCAACGTGTTGGGATAAACTAATTCCACGggatcaaattttattttagttaatttctTCTTGGAAAattcatttgtttattttcCATATATTTTTATGTGTATGTAGTATGTACCATTGTCAAtatgttttaaagaaaaatgattGAACATCGTTTATATCCCTTTGTCAATAAAagatgatgataaaaaaaaagaaggatgaGGTAAGGTTACACATTGTTcaagaaatatataatcaaaactaCAACATACTTATAGTTCACGGTGAAAGCTAGAGAACACAAGCAGTGTTCTTTGGACGATGTGTAACCTTACCTCATTATTCTTTGAGCCTTTTGGGTGCAATGGCAGGAGCCTGTGTAGATGCTAGAGTTTAAGTTGAATATGAAAACTTCTCATATAATCATGTTAATATATTGATATAGACTGAAGAGTGAAGATACATCGAAAGGTAACGACACAAAGTACATAGATACCAAGATACATTACTGCACTGTAAACGTTTTGGATACATGTGGGTTACACTTGTACATAGCTCGTTGAACGATGGACAAACAATGctttttcctctctctcttagaTGAACAAAACATATGACAAACAAAAACAGATGAGAATCAACATCTCGTCTCTTTACTTCTATAACTTCTCTGTCCGAATGCATCTCAAATCTTTGTCAAAAGTAAAGAGTTTCCCTGGCGACAATGTGGAAGCCACAGAGTTTCCTCTGTACACTATTCTGGTAGACACACTCTGCTCCGACGAAAGACCAAACTCCACAAGGTTCCCTTCCGTCCACCTTATGTTCACTGTCACACCGCCACGTGCCCTCAGCCCTTTCACATAACCGTTAGGCCATTTATCCGCCGGAAGTGCCGGGAGTAAGTACAGATCCTTCGTCGTGCTCTGCACTAACATTTCAGCTACAGCTGCTGAGAATCTGAccaagacaaaaaaaagaatcatgTATAAGTATAGATCAGTCACTGAactgtttttagttttagtgtTTGTAATATACTGTCCTGACTTACCCAAAGTTGGCATCGATCTGGAAGGGCGGGTGAGCTGTGAACAAGTTAGTATAGAGTCCTCCTTCATAGTTACGTTCATTTAACGGATCCACCAGATCAAAAATATGAGTAACCAATCGATACGCGTGCTCACTATTGTGAAGCCTTGCCCACAAGGCAGCTTTCCAAGTGGTTGACCACCCTGGTCCTTCCTCTCCTGCATCAATCAGTTCAATATTGTTACTTATTGCTCCAACCACATCAATGAATGTGAAtgggaaagaagaaaaaaattaacacaaaCCTCTTTTCTTAAGTGATACTTCCACAGCTTTAGCAAGTTCAGGAGACTTCTCAAGTGTGATTGAGTGACCAGGGAACAGACCAAAGAGATGTGAAACGTGTCTATGATGCACCTCAGGGTCCTCAAAGTCCTCTGCCCATTCCATTATAGAACCGTCCTTTGATAGTCTAGTGGGTGGAAGGTTTCCTTGTGCAGCAATTACTTTTCCTATAAGAGTATCATTCGTTTTCCCCAAAAcctgtttgataaaaaaaacataagaaagcGTTAGCTTCAGTATCAATGAGAATATGATGGCCTTTCgttatttttttgttgctaTATACCTCTGATGCGGAAACAATagcagagaagacttcttttacAATGGCAATGTCCATGGTTGATGAGTAGCTAACGCTGGCGGGTTTGCCATCTGGAGATGTGAACATATGCTCAGGGGATGTGGATGGGTTGGTCTGAAGGTATCCGTCTTTGCCTTTGATTAGCCAGTCCAAGAGAAACGATGTACATCCTTCCAACAATGGATATCCTTTCTTTTTAAGAAATTCCTAGAAAATTGAATAAACAAGTTAGAGATTGCAACATAGAGTCTGGTTAAGGAAACTGAATCTGAAATCAGTAAAAAACTGATAGGAACTTACCTTGTCCATAGTGTATGTATAATGCTCCCATGCATGAGTGCAGAGCCAAGCTCCACCCATTGGCCAGAGAGCCCACACTGCCTCACCTCTATCCGGTGAAGTTTTCGCCCATATGTCTGATACTTGATGTGCCACCCAACCACTTGCTCCGTAGTTCACCTTTATGCCACAATAATATGATCATTAGACTGATGACTCTACTGATATATAACACAAATACATCATATCTAAGGCAGATATTGATTGATCTTGATACATTCAACACGTTTCACACATTGATGTCGACAATGTAACTTACTTGTGCTGTCTTGCGGCCATTGATAGCTAAAGCAGACATGTAATCAAACAAAGGTTCTTGGCATTCCATGATATTAGCAGGAAGAGAATGCCAATAGTTCATCTGGAGATTAATGTTCAGATGAGGAGCACCACTGCACCATACCACATAAGGAGTTAGTGAGTCACACATCAAGTGAAGAGAAACGATGAAAGAAGAGGGAAAAGAAAAACGCACTCCCACGGCGGCTGAATGTCCCTATTCCATATCCCCTGCAAGTTAGCCACCTGAGTTCCAGGCCTCGAAGAAGATATAAGAAGGTACCGACCGTACTGGAACAAAAGCTCCACCAACGAAGGATCCTCATCCTTTCTAAACGATCTCACCCTTTCAGCAGTTGAAGCTGCTTCTGTTTTATTACCACCACCTGAGAGTTGCAGAGAGACTCGGTTGAAAAGCTTCTGATAATCTCCCAAATGACGACCGTAAAGATCAGAGTAGGAGTATctctgaaccgagctgattctGTCAACGCATTCCTTAGAGGGGTCTCTCTTGGAATCAACCGGCATGGTAAACGGACCGTCGAAGTTAGACGCAGCCGTCAGAACCAGAACCGCCCAGTCTGCTTTCTCAACGCTTAGTTTCTTGCCGCCCAAGGAAGACACAGAGCCGCCACTGCTTACTCTCACTTCTAGAGCGGCAGCGAACTGCAAACCTTTGTGATCATCGTAAGGTATATTCGTGGCGTTGATGCTTTTGCTCAAGTTCACGGGGAGACGCTTGGGGCGGCAGCTTCCTTGCATCAGAATCTGGTTCCCTTTAGTCTCCGAGTGATGGTGCAAGTCGCTGTCGAAAGATGCTTTGAAAGAGAGTGACCCCGGTTTGCTTGAAGAGATCTTGAGTACGATCACTTGATCCGGATGAGAAGCGAAGAACTCTCTTGAGAACTCCACAGCGCCGACAGAGTAGCTTACTTTAGCTAGTGCTGTTTCCAAATCGAGTTCACGGCGGTAAGATGCTTGAGTGTACTTACGGTGGGAACTGTCAAACTGTAGATTCAAATCTCCCACTAGCTGATAAACCTGTAAGAGGGAAACCAAACCAAGAACAAATGGTTCGTTCTTTAATCTTTACACATGCAAAGAAAAAATCAAGAACTTTGACTATTGTGTCAGAGGTCCCCAGTTCGAGTGACAGCTGGAatgaaactaatattacatgttGTGGTTTCGAGCGGTGAACCTCTTtagtattgaaaaaaaaaattcaagaagtcaagaaaagaaaacatacaTCAGAAGGATGGCCTGATAATTTGACAGCTTCTGAAGTAGCTTCAGGGTATTTTCTTTCATCAACAAGCTTCCTAACTTGAGCTAATGCTTCTGGAGCATTCGGGTTTGTGTAATCAGCTGGTACTCCAGTCCAAATCGTGTCCTCTGCCAAATCAATACCAATTGAAATTTTAGAACTTTAGATCCACAACTGTTAAAAGAACACAACAGAGCAGCAAAAACAAGAATCAGTAATGTCTTTTTGAGCAAAAGTGTTGTCTTTTatgcattttaaaatattccttaaagaaaaatcgttttgtttagACCCGACTAAGCGGGCacataaatcaatttttgaacaCTGATTTTACTACATAAAGTCAAATAAGAGATTCAGTTTCATTAAGGTGGTTATGATCTGAGACTGAGACTATGTCCCAAAGCATAATCCCATGTTCTGTCATGTCAATAAATGGTTCCGAGAAACACGAGTCATCTGACATAGCAGAGACTGCAGAGCTTCATTTATTACCAACATCCACAGAATATATAATAACACAAATAAAGACTTGCACACAACACAACAATGAAGAGATGAATGGGAGGAAATCAAACGGCGGCGTTTTAgtttctaaaacaaataaaaacgacgtcgttttacactTACCATTGATGTTGAGAGTCTCGGAGGAGACGCCTCCCCAGATCGTAGCTCCGAGACGGCCATTGCCGATGGGAATGGCGTCAGTCCAGTTCCGAGAAGGACCAGCAAACGTCAGCTTCAGAGGCCTCGAGAGATCGTGGCCGTCCATCAATGTTCTCCCCGATGAACGCCGCACAGGATTCCTCCCTCCCTCGCAACATGTTATTGTGATACACAGAATGAGCAGAAGAGAGGTGAAATGGACGAAGAAGCTCGACTTCTCCGCCATTGCTACTACTGCTTCGAGAGAGAGGAGAGTTGCTTTCACTCGTGaagatatagagagagagagagagaggtctgGTCCTGAAGTAGATATAGAGCACTGTCCGTCCTCGAGAAGTGGATGTCAATTATTCAACGCGTTTTTTTCTATCCATTTAATTATTCAACtttgttaaaattatttattatactaaAACCGAATTTCATAGGAAAAtctaatcatttaaaaaaatacttctttatttttatcagCAAAATACttcttcaaaattaaaataatcttTTTAGAAGATATATTCACGTAGAGTTGAAGCAAAGCAAAATAAAGTAGAGTTATTTCAATTATTAACGTGTTTTGTAACCTTATTATTAGCATGTTCATCTTTTTTGGGTGTGAATGTTGAGTGGCAGATTCATAAAATATACTGtaaacatattttttgaatatgtTAAGAAGTTCAAGAatggattttatttttttaataaaatacttattttatagttCATACGATGCTAGTAGTTAATGTAAAGTGGATAGAGTAATAACGAACCAAAATTTGAAGGCcatttattttagtaatgatTTCAATCCAAATAGCGAGACCACAGATGCAGATAAAGAATGGAACGTGTTGGAATGTACCAAATAAGTCCATAACTAGGATCCAAGAACTGAGTTTGTCCAATGCATATCAATCCAATTCTGGAGTAAATAACGAGGATGACGAACATAAAACTAGCTCAGACGATTATTTGTAACCATGCTACTAATTACGAATGATAGGACCAAATTAACCAACCACAATTTGAgcgttttaatattttttaaaccacCGACTTTCCTTTTTCTGATTAATTTATTATCTAAGAACATAATAGTAGttttttatctctctctcttttgtacTAAGATGTTCAATATGTTTATAGTAGCGCACAATCGTTTCTTTacatagaagaaaaaaagatacaaGAAGATCTTATAgcctttgaccaaaaaaaaataaaaagaagatctTATAGCTATCTCATCTAAGACGTAAATTACGATGATGTATTGGTTGTCGAAGATATTGATCACATGTGGTAATATGATTTTGTTTAGTggtattaaattaaattaaacaaacacgTCTCTTTCATGTTTCAATACACAAATGCTTAGGATGATTCACtacatgaaaaaaaaagcaTCTACCGTGAGATTAGAGAACAACTTTTAGCTAAAAGATTTGAaagaataacattttttaatcGGTAACTAAAATCTAACCCAACCTATATTTACCATGGATGCAGTATGCATTATTTCCAagtgattatttttaatatctcaATATGATTAAAAGacattatgattttattttttagtaagGTTTCGTAGTAAAGGATATTCAGGTTTCAAGGGTCTAGAATTGTATATAGTGATCTAATAAGGCGTTcgatcaaaatttattatttatatatatgttctcGTGAtagataaattaaaacaaagcaaaaaGGTCGGTCTAGTCTTGTACATTGGTTACGTTGTCTTTATCAAGATATAGAACAGAGGCACATGACTTTTTCGAAGCTTGTTCTTTTGCAACTTGTGGTATTGGCATGTTGTTGGGCTTTACAATTTGTTTAGAGATTTGGTTGTTAATGTCTCTGCTCCAGCTGTTTTCCGAAATTGCCACACGGTTAACGAGATAAATTTAATGAGTCTTATCAAGCTGCTTCATGTAAAAGACATATCTTCAGATTATTGACGCTGTCACCGAAGTATTATTGTTTATGCCTATACCAGTTTCGTCATCTCAAATGCAAGATTGATTTGCTGAATATTTTCTCCCCATTTTTAAGGGATAACCGAACATGCCTACGGCATAATGCAATCATCGGACAGTAGAGTCTGTTAGAGAAAACTCGATGTGATATTATTTCACAGTTACGAAAATctcatataaaatatactattaaatAAGATATTCTGATGTAATTTTTCATGAGTTTGAAATCcacaattaaatataaatattagataGGGTTTACATTTTACGTTTGATTTAAATCTCTTTATTGGAAATACTCGTTAAACTATAGGATATCAACATGTACACCAATGTACCATTTTAAGAAGGCAAAAAACATTACACTTTCTATTATACATGAAGACAACCTTCTATGTTccatatatattttgagaatACTTACGTTTTGATAATTTTAGTACTTATCATAaaataagtattatatatattcatatatcaTAAA
The Brassica napus cultivar Da-Ae chromosome A1, Da-Ae, whole genome shotgun sequence DNA segment above includes these coding regions:
- the BNAA01G02850D gene encoding protein NONRESPONDING TO OXYLIPINS 2, mitochondrial isoform X3 — encoded protein: MAWRSAGSAARSFVSAAARAPSLRPPPATLPRLRPSQSSLPRRRFTNPRNLGELGCTQSLLPLHNVVASARLISHLNLNVRAFCELPNGT
- the BNAA01G02850D gene encoding protein NONRESPONDING TO OXYLIPINS 2, mitochondrial isoform X2, with protein sequence MAWRSAGSAARSFVSAAARAPSLRPPPATLPRLRPSQSSLPRRRFTNPRNLGELGCTQSLLPLHNVVASARLISHLNLNVRAFCELPNGNGKDG
- the BNAA01G02850D gene encoding protein NONRESPONDING TO OXYLIPINS 2, mitochondrial isoform X1: MAWRSAGSAARSFVSAAARAPSLRPPPATLPRLRPSQSSLPRRRFTNPRNLGELGCTQSLLPLHNVVASARLISHLNLNVRAFCELPNGTFQRTCQDR
- the LOC106396165 gene encoding alpha-L-fucosidase 2, encoding MAEKSSFFVHFTSLLLILCITITCCEGGRNPVRRSSGRTLMDGHDLSRPLKLTFAGPSRNWTDAIPIGNGRLGATIWGGVSSETLNINEDTIWTGVPADYTNPNAPEALAQVRKLVDERKYPEATSEAVKLSGHPSDVYQLVGDLNLQFDSSHRKYTQASYRRELDLETALAKVSYSVGAVEFSREFFASHPDQVIVLKISSSKPGSLSFKASFDSDLHHHSETKGNQILMQGSCRPKRLPVNLSKSINATNIPYDDHKGLQFAAALEVRVSSGGSVSSLGGKKLSVEKADWAVLVLTAASNFDGPFTMPVDSKRDPSKECVDRISSVQRYSYSDLYGRHLGDYQKLFNRVSLQLSGGGNKTEAASTAERVRSFRKDEDPSLVELLFQYGRYLLISSSRPGTQVANLQGIWNRDIQPPWDGAPHLNINLQMNYWHSLPANIMECQEPLFDYMSALAINGRKTAQVNYGASGWVAHQVSDIWAKTSPDRGEAVWALWPMGGAWLCTHAWEHYTYTMDKEFLKKKGYPLLEGCTSFLLDWLIKGKDGYLQTNPSTSPEHMFTSPDGKPASVSYSSTMDIAIVKEVFSAIVSASEVLGKTNDTLIGKVIAAQGNLPPTRLSKDGSIMEWAEDFEDPEVHHRHVSHLFGLFPGHSITLEKSPELAKAVEVSLKKRGEEGPGWSTTWKAALWARLHNSEHAYRLVTHIFDLVDPLNERNYEGGLYTNLFTAHPPFQIDANFGFSAAVAEMLVQSTTKDLYLLPALPADKWPNGYVKGLRARGGVTVNIRWTEGNLVEFGLSSEQSVSTRIVYRGNSVASTLSPGKLFTFDKDLRCIRTEKL